From the genome of Pseudomonas putida:
TAGTGTGCTGCAACGTATTCCCGTCAACAAGCAGCGCAGGCGCGCTAGGGTGCCGGTGCTGCAACGAGGCCACTAAGGACGGGCTGCTACCTGTCAGTGGATTCCGACCCAGCTCACGCAAGGTGCGTTGGGCGGACGCCTACTTTTTTCACCCCTTGGCTCAAGCTGAACCTCGGATTACTGGTTTCACCGCGCTTTGAAGCCCTTATACTGTCCGTTTGCCAACGGTCAAGGAGAGACTATGACGCCGACTATTTTCAAAGGTGATTGTTCTGCAAAATTTGCAGTGCTTTGCGTAGAAGGGCGGGTCTGATGCGCGTTGGAAGAATCATCGCGATGGTTGGAACCACGCTTTCGTTGATGACATGGCCGGTAATGGCATCAGCAGACCTATCGTCCCAGCCAGCAGAGCATTTCAGCCTGCAGCGAATTTCTGTGCAGGTTGAAGGTTCCGGCAAGGACGTCATATTGATCCCAGGCCTGGCATCGTCTCGAAAGGTATGGGATGACCTAGTCCCCAAATTAAGGCAAAGCTATCGCCTTCACCTGGTTGAGCTGGCAGGTTTCGCCGGGTCGCCTGCCGTATCCGAAACCAAGGGGAAAGTCATTGCCCCTGCGGTCGAAGAGATCGCTGACTACATCCACTCTCAGCGGATCAAGGCACCGGTGATCATCGGTCACTCTCTGGGAGGAGAGGCAGCTTTGATGCTTGGAGCTCGCCATCCCGATCAGGTGGGCCGATTGCTGATCGTTGATGCGCTTCCCTTTTACAGCTTGTTAGTCGACCCTTCGGCCACCACCGAAACTGCTACAGCGCCTGCTGCTGTGATGCGTGATTCGCTAATGGCTGCATCTGCTGAGCAAAACGAAGCCATGCAAACTGCATCCATCGCTCGGCTTGTTAAAAATGAAGCGTTTAGGCCAGGTTTGGTCGCTGACAGTATCCGCTCGGATCGCAGAACGGTGGCCGATGCTGTCTATGAATTGATGGTCACCGATTTGCGACCTGAACTCAGCCGCATCACCGTGCCGGTGGAGGTCGTGTACGCATATGACCCAATGTATGGCGTGCCTTCATCCAGCGTGGATGCGATGTTCCATCAGGCCTATACCTCAGCACGCGACATCCGGTTAAAGCGCATTGACGGCAGTTTTCACTTCGTAATGCTTGACCAGCCGGAGAAGTTTGCCCGCACCGCTCTGACATTTCTCAGCAAGTGAATCCCATTTGGCCTAACCCGCGATTAGCTGTTGCGCTTGGGTCGATATGTAGGCTGTAACCGAAAAAAATGCTGTACGAGTTAACTCAAGGAACTCGAATGAAGGGACAAAGGAAGGTCGTGTGGTCGCAGGTACTGCTCTCAAT
Proteins encoded in this window:
- a CDS encoding alpha/beta fold hydrolase, giving the protein MRVGRIIAMVGTTLSLMTWPVMASADLSSQPAEHFSLQRISVQVEGSGKDVILIPGLASSRKVWDDLVPKLRQSYRLHLVELAGFAGSPAVSETKGKVIAPAVEEIADYIHSQRIKAPVIIGHSLGGEAALMLGARHPDQVGRLLIVDALPFYSLLVDPSATTETATAPAAVMRDSLMAASAEQNEAMQTASIARLVKNEAFRPGLVADSIRSDRRTVADAVYELMVTDLRPELSRITVPVEVVYAYDPMYGVPSSSVDAMFHQAYTSARDIRLKRIDGSFHFVMLDQPEKFARTALTFLSK